The following are encoded together in the Phenylobacterium sp. NIBR 498073 genome:
- a CDS encoding DNA polymerase III subunit chi produces the protein MSEAPCEVWFYHLERSGLDQVLPDLLERTLGRGWKAIVRTREPDRIEHLDGWLWSYRDDSFLPHGTADEPLKARQPILLTLAMDNPNSADVLFVVDGAEPGDLAGYARCMIVFDGRDEAQLAFARSQWKAVKAKGHPAVYWKQQERGWEKQA, from the coding sequence TGAGCGAAGCGCCCTGCGAGGTCTGGTTCTACCACCTGGAGCGATCCGGGCTGGACCAGGTGCTGCCCGACCTGCTCGAGCGCACTCTGGGGCGCGGCTGGAAGGCGATCGTGCGTACGCGCGAGCCGGACAGGATCGAGCACCTGGATGGATGGCTGTGGTCCTATCGCGACGACAGCTTCCTGCCGCACGGGACTGCCGACGAGCCGCTGAAGGCGCGCCAGCCGATCCTGCTGACCCTGGCTATGGACAACCCCAACTCAGCCGACGTGCTGTTCGTCGTCGACGGGGCCGAGCCGGGGGACCTTGCCGGATACGCCCGATGCATGATCGTCTTCGACGGGCGTGACGAGGCTCAGCTGGCGTTCGCCCGCAGCCAGTGGAAAGCGGTGAAGGCCAAGGGGCATCCGGCGGTCTACTGGAAGCAACAGGAACGGGGATGGGAGAAACAGGCATGA
- a CDS encoding peptidase inhibitor I78 — protein MKKFIILGASLIALSACADSPPVPPPAPPKPAPAPAPQPPKEPDQCGAAEAQKYVGRPRTEIPVPVLPNLQRVACTTCPMTMDFNPRRLNFLYDAATGVVKEVKCG, from the coding sequence ATGAAGAAGTTCATCATCCTTGGCGCGTCGCTGATCGCCCTGTCGGCCTGCGCCGACAGCCCGCCGGTGCCGCCGCCGGCCCCGCCGAAGCCCGCGCCCGCCCCCGCGCCGCAGCCGCCGAAGGAGCCTGACCAATGCGGCGCGGCCGAGGCGCAGAAGTACGTCGGGCGCCCCCGCACAGAAATCCCGGTCCCGGTGCTGCCGAATCTGCAGCGGGTGGCCTGCACGACCTGCCCGATGACCATGGACTTCAATCCCCGCCGCCTGAACTTCCTCTACGACGCGGCCACCGGGGTCGTGAAAGAGGTCAAGTGCGGCTAG
- a CDS encoding NTP transferase domain-containing protein, with protein sequence MRSSLGAMILTGGASTRMGADKAAQLWAGVPAVERVAALSAAVGAKPVITVGGDAHDLPHVRDEPPLGGPVGGVLAGAAALRQAGCLRILVLAVDAPTLQAEDLAPLIEAAEPGAAYEGLHLPLVASLSALPADAEAGWPLARLVERAGLVRLTCPPHVTARIRGANTLDERDALLACMPPDDSAENSGAG encoded by the coding sequence ATGAGGTCGTCGCTCGGGGCGATGATCCTGACCGGCGGCGCCTCCACACGGATGGGCGCCGACAAGGCCGCGCAGCTCTGGGCTGGCGTCCCCGCGGTCGAGCGAGTCGCCGCCCTGTCGGCCGCGGTCGGGGCCAAGCCGGTGATCACGGTCGGCGGCGACGCGCACGACCTGCCGCATGTGCGTGACGAGCCGCCGCTGGGCGGGCCGGTCGGCGGGGTGCTGGCCGGCGCGGCCGCGCTGCGTCAGGCCGGCTGTCTTCGGATCCTGGTCCTGGCCGTCGACGCGCCGACCCTGCAGGCCGAGGACCTCGCTCCGTTGATCGAGGCGGCCGAGCCGGGGGCGGCCTATGAGGGACTGCACCTGCCGCTGGTGGCGAGCCTCTCGGCGCTGCCGGCGGACGCCGAGGCCGGATGGCCGCTGGCCCGCCTGGTCGAGCGCGCCGGATTGGTCCGGCTGACCTGTCCGCCGCACGTCACGGCGCGAATCCGCGGGGCGAACACGTTAGACGAGCGCGACGCCCTGCTGGCGTGCATGCCGCCGGACGATTCCGCCGAGAATTCGGGCGCCGGCTGA
- a CDS encoding ANTAR domain-containing protein yields the protein MRVLVIDPDPARAALVAEGLAGVEPLEVRRAAVFDEAEAARFGPDVVVVAADSPDRDTLESLRETSLANPRPVVMFVDRSEPGLAEEAVRAGVAAYIVDGLAVGRVRAILEVAMTRFQLMSQLRQDLERAKADLASRKSIERAKALLMKERGLEEDAAYKLLRKLSMDTGRPLGAVAADLLAFAGVLKGDGG from the coding sequence ATGCGCGTGCTCGTCATCGATCCCGATCCCGCCCGAGCCGCCCTCGTCGCCGAGGGCCTGGCCGGCGTGGAGCCGTTGGAGGTGCGGCGCGCGGCGGTGTTCGACGAGGCGGAGGCCGCGCGCTTCGGACCCGATGTGGTCGTGGTCGCCGCCGACAGCCCCGATCGCGACACCCTGGAGAGCCTGCGCGAGACGAGCCTGGCCAACCCGCGCCCCGTGGTGATGTTCGTCGATCGCTCCGAGCCTGGTCTGGCGGAGGAGGCGGTGCGGGCCGGGGTGGCGGCCTACATCGTCGACGGCCTCGCGGTCGGCCGCGTCAGGGCGATCCTGGAAGTGGCGATGACCCGCTTCCAGCTGATGAGCCAACTGCGTCAGGACCTGGAGCGCGCCAAGGCGGATCTGGCGTCACGCAAGAGCATCGAGCGCGCCAAGGCCTTGCTGATGAAAGAGCGGGGCCTGGAAGAAGACGCGGCCTACAAGTTGTTGCGCAAACTTTCCATGGACACTGGCCGGCCGCTGGGGGCGGTGGCGGCCGACCTGCTGGCCTTCGCGGGCGTGCTGAAGGGAGACGGCGGATGA
- a CDS encoding CmpA/NrtA family ABC transporter substrate-binding protein: MSRSEVLRLGFVPLTDSAPLVVARERGFFEAEGLKVELSREVSWATIRDKVAVGALDGAHMLAPLALAATVGAGSEPTPMIAPMALNLNGAAVTLSTRLTAAPGENGEAVALAKLIARRRKEGASPLTFAVVYPYSVHNYLLRDWLAAAGVDPDSDIRLTVAAPSRMAELLADGVIEGFSAGEPWSSVAVASGAGRVAVRASQLWGRAPDKVLGVTQEWAQENGEILTRLLRALIAAAAWCDTPEHRGELSSLLAGTAYVDAPRAAIAASLDDVIFHRDGANAPRPAQAAWLLGQMARWGQVAADAEASSVAGQVYRLDLYEAARAGQIA; the protein is encoded by the coding sequence ATGAGCCGGAGCGAGGTCCTGCGGCTGGGCTTCGTGCCCCTGACCGACAGCGCGCCGCTGGTCGTGGCGAGGGAGCGCGGGTTTTTTGAAGCGGAGGGCCTGAAGGTCGAGCTGAGCCGCGAGGTCTCGTGGGCGACGATCCGCGACAAGGTCGCCGTCGGGGCCCTGGACGGCGCTCACATGCTGGCGCCGCTGGCGCTGGCCGCCACCGTCGGCGCGGGTAGCGAACCGACCCCGATGATCGCCCCGATGGCCCTGAACCTGAACGGCGCGGCGGTGACGCTGTCGACGCGGCTGACTGCCGCTCCGGGCGAGAACGGCGAGGCCGTGGCTCTGGCCAAGCTGATCGCGCGACGGCGCAAGGAGGGGGCCAGTCCGCTGACCTTCGCGGTCGTCTATCCGTACTCGGTGCACAACTACCTGCTGCGCGACTGGCTCGCGGCGGCGGGCGTCGATCCGGACAGCGACATCCGGCTGACCGTCGCGGCGCCCTCGCGCATGGCCGAGCTGCTCGCCGACGGGGTGATCGAGGGGTTCAGCGCGGGCGAGCCGTGGAGCAGCGTGGCCGTCGCATCGGGCGCCGGACGCGTCGCGGTTCGTGCCTCGCAACTCTGGGGGCGCGCGCCTGACAAGGTGCTCGGCGTCACCCAAGAGTGGGCGCAGGAAAACGGCGAGATCCTCACCCGGCTGCTGCGGGCGCTCATCGCAGCGGCGGCCTGGTGCGACACTCCTGAACATCGCGGCGAGCTGTCGAGCCTGCTGGCCGGGACGGCCTATGTTGATGCGCCGCGTGCGGCGATCGCCGCCAGCCTCGACGATGTGATCTTCCATCGCGACGGGGCCAACGCGCCGCGCCCGGCCCAGGCGGCCTGGTTGCTGGGCCAGATGGCCCGCTGGGGCCAGGTGGCGGCCGACGCCGAGGCTTCGTCGGTGGCCGGCCAGGTCTATCGGCTTGACCTCTACGAGGCGGCCCGCGCGGGGCAGATCGCCTAA
- a CDS encoding nitrate/nitrite transporter, which translates to MLSRSFFKSGHTPTLFSAFLYFDLSFMVWVILGPLGVAISKTLHLDAGQKGLMVAVPVLSGAILRLIAGVMVDHIGPKRTGLIGQVIVMAGLGLAWFLGINNYNQVLMLGVVLGVAGASFAVALPLASRWYPPEHQGLALGIAGAGNSGTALAALFAPGLAQTFGWTNVIGLAVLPLAVAFVVYLIFAKDAPNRPPPKPLSEYLGVLRTADAWWLMLLYGVTFGGFVGLSSSLTIYFNSEYGLSAVTAGFFTAACVFAGSFIRPVGGALADRFGGVRTLTVVYMLAAVGLTLASFEAANPYVALAVLMFSMMALGAGNGAVFQLAPQRFGKEIGVVTGLVGMTGGIGGFYLAASLGWAKQATGSYQPGLLAFAGLALLALACLTGVKARWRQTWGAQAAGAQLRL; encoded by the coding sequence ATGCTGAGCCGTTCATTCTTCAAGTCGGGCCACACGCCGACCCTGTTTTCGGCGTTCCTCTATTTCGACCTCAGCTTCATGGTCTGGGTGATCCTGGGGCCGTTGGGCGTCGCGATCTCCAAGACCCTGCATCTCGACGCCGGCCAGAAGGGACTGATGGTCGCCGTGCCGGTGCTTTCGGGCGCCATCCTGCGGCTGATCGCCGGGGTCATGGTCGACCACATCGGTCCCAAACGCACCGGCCTGATCGGCCAGGTCATCGTCATGGCTGGGCTCGGCCTGGCCTGGTTCCTGGGGATCAACAACTACAACCAGGTGCTGATGTTGGGCGTCGTGCTGGGCGTGGCGGGAGCCTCGTTTGCCGTCGCCCTGCCGCTGGCCTCGCGCTGGTATCCGCCGGAACACCAGGGGCTGGCCCTGGGCATCGCCGGGGCCGGCAACTCGGGCACCGCCCTGGCGGCGCTGTTCGCGCCGGGCCTGGCCCAGACCTTCGGCTGGACCAACGTCATCGGCCTGGCCGTGCTGCCGCTCGCCGTCGCCTTCGTGGTCTACCTGATCTTCGCCAAGGACGCCCCGAACCGTCCGCCGCCCAAGCCGCTGTCGGAGTATCTGGGCGTGCTGCGCACCGCCGACGCCTGGTGGCTGATGCTGCTCTACGGGGTGACCTTCGGCGGCTTCGTCGGCCTCTCGTCCTCGCTGACCATCTACTTCAACTCCGAGTACGGGCTGTCGGCCGTGACCGCCGGGTTCTTCACCGCCGCCTGCGTGTTCGCCGGCTCGTTCATCCGGCCGGTGGGCGGGGCGCTGGCCGACCGCTTCGGCGGGGTCCGAACCCTGACCGTGGTCTACATGCTGGCCGCCGTCGGTCTAACCCTGGCCAGCTTTGAAGCCGCCAACCCCTACGTCGCGCTGGCCGTGTTGATGTTCAGCATGATGGCGCTGGGGGCCGGCAACGGCGCGGTGTTCCAGCTCGCGCCGCAGCGGTTCGGCAAGGAGATCGGCGTCGTCACCGGCCTGGTCGGCATGACCGGCGGCATTGGCGGCTTCTACCTCGCCGCCAGCCTCGGCTGGGCCAAGCAGGCGACCGGCAGCTACCAGCCCGGCCTGCTGGCCTTCGCGGGCCTCGCCCTGCTGGCCCTGGCCTGCCTGACCGGGGTCAAGGCGCGCTGGCGCCAGACCTGGGGCGCGCAGGCCGCCGGCGCCCAGCTTCGTCTCTGA
- the nirB gene encoding nitrite reductase large subunit NirB → MSKEKLVVIGNGMAGCRAVQEVLRRDPDRYEITIFGAEPRVNYDRIMLSPVLAGEKAFEDIVLNDEAWYRDNGIALHAGHAVTQIDREAKVVRTASGLAEPYDRLLLAMGSDPVRLPLPGADLEGVVTFRDLDDVEAMVAAAATPGAKAVVIGGGLLGIEAAYGLVRRGMAATVIHLMDVLMERQLDASAGFLLVEAMAQRGVETVLGAQSEEIVGQDGKVAGLKLKDGRVLPCDILVMAVGIRPNTALARDCGLEIGRGVVVDDAMRTSDPAILAVGECAEHRGQCYGLVAPIWEMCKALGQTLTQGEGAYEGSVLSTRLKVSGVDVFSAGKFGGGAGCEDIVFRDAGRGVYKRVVLEDGKVAGAVLFGDAADGPWYLDLMKSGAQVADIRETLIFGQGVTEGLRGLDPSAAVAAMVDEAEVCGCNGVCKGEITGAITGQGLSTLDSVRAVTKASASCGSCTPLVEKLLKLTLGDGFQVQTGPKPVCGCTPRGHDEVRRRIVAEGLKSIPAAMQGLEWTTPDGCASCRPALNYYLLCAWPGEYRDDKQSRFINERAHANIQKDGTYSVVPRMWGGMTSAAELRAIADVVEKFDVPAVKVTGGQRIDLLGVKKDDLPAVWADLNAAGMVSGHAYAKGLRTVKTCVGSDWCRFGTQDSTGLGVRLEKFMWGSWAPAKVKLAVSGCPRNCAEATCKDIGVICVDSGYEIHVGGAAGLHIQGTELLTKVASEDEAVWTICAVTQLYRENGWYLERIYKWMARVGLESIKAQVEEPQARKALYDRFSYSQRFSRIDPWAERVAGRHAEEFNPLSRRMEFAPS, encoded by the coding sequence ATGTCCAAGGAAAAGCTCGTCGTCATCGGCAACGGCATGGCCGGCTGCCGGGCGGTGCAGGAAGTGCTCAGGCGCGACCCCGACCGCTACGAGATCACCATCTTCGGCGCCGAGCCGCGGGTGAACTACGACCGGATCATGCTCTCGCCGGTGCTGGCCGGGGAGAAGGCTTTCGAGGACATCGTCCTCAACGACGAGGCCTGGTACCGCGACAACGGCATCGCCCTGCACGCCGGCCACGCGGTGACGCAGATCGACCGCGAGGCCAAGGTCGTGCGCACCGCCTCCGGCCTGGCCGAGCCCTACGACCGGCTGCTGCTGGCCATGGGGTCGGACCCGGTGCGGCTGCCGCTGCCGGGGGCGGACCTTGAGGGCGTGGTCACGTTCCGCGACCTGGACGACGTAGAGGCCATGGTCGCCGCAGCCGCCACGCCGGGTGCTAAGGCCGTTGTGATCGGCGGCGGGCTGCTGGGGATCGAGGCGGCTTACGGGCTGGTGCGCCGCGGCATGGCGGCGACCGTCATCCACCTGATGGACGTGCTGATGGAGCGCCAGCTGGACGCCTCCGCCGGATTCCTGCTGGTCGAGGCCATGGCCCAGCGCGGGGTCGAGACGGTCCTGGGCGCGCAGTCGGAGGAGATCGTCGGCCAGGACGGCAAGGTCGCCGGTCTGAAGCTCAAGGACGGCCGGGTGCTGCCGTGCGACATCCTGGTGATGGCGGTCGGCATACGCCCGAACACGGCGCTGGCGCGGGACTGCGGACTGGAGATCGGGCGCGGCGTGGTCGTCGACGACGCCATGCGCACCTCCGATCCGGCCATCCTGGCGGTCGGCGAATGCGCCGAGCACCGGGGCCAGTGCTACGGCTTGGTCGCGCCGATCTGGGAGATGTGCAAGGCGCTGGGCCAGACCCTGACCCAGGGCGAGGGAGCCTACGAGGGCTCAGTGCTCTCGACACGGCTGAAGGTCTCGGGCGTCGACGTGTTCTCGGCCGGCAAGTTCGGCGGCGGGGCTGGGTGCGAGGACATCGTGTTCCGCGACGCGGGGCGCGGGGTCTACAAGCGCGTCGTGCTGGAGGACGGCAAGGTCGCCGGCGCGGTGCTGTTCGGCGACGCCGCCGACGGGCCTTGGTACCTCGATCTGATGAAGTCGGGGGCGCAAGTCGCCGACATCCGCGAGACTCTGATCTTCGGCCAGGGCGTGACGGAGGGCCTTCGGGGCCTGGACCCTAGCGCCGCCGTTGCCGCCATGGTCGACGAGGCCGAGGTCTGCGGCTGCAACGGCGTCTGCAAGGGCGAGATCACCGGCGCGATCACCGGGCAGGGCCTTTCGACCCTGGACTCGGTGCGCGCCGTCACCAAGGCGTCGGCATCGTGCGGTTCCTGCACGCCGCTGGTCGAAAAGCTGCTGAAGCTGACCCTGGGCGACGGCTTCCAGGTGCAGACCGGACCCAAGCCCGTGTGCGGCTGCACACCCAGGGGCCACGACGAGGTGCGCCGCCGCATCGTGGCCGAGGGCCTGAAGTCGATCCCGGCGGCCATGCAGGGGCTGGAATGGACGACGCCCGACGGCTGCGCCTCGTGCCGGCCGGCGCTGAACTACTACCTGCTGTGCGCCTGGCCGGGCGAATATCGCGACGACAAGCAGTCGCGGTTCATCAACGAGCGCGCCCACGCGAACATCCAGAAGGACGGGACCTATTCGGTCGTGCCGCGGATGTGGGGCGGCATGACCAGCGCCGCCGAGCTGCGCGCCATCGCCGACGTGGTCGAGAAGTTCGACGTGCCGGCGGTCAAGGTCACCGGCGGTCAGCGCATCGACCTGCTGGGCGTCAAGAAGGACGACCTGCCAGCGGTCTGGGCCGACCTCAACGCGGCCGGCATGGTCAGCGGCCACGCCTACGCCAAGGGTCTGCGCACCGTGAAGACCTGTGTCGGCTCGGACTGGTGCCGGTTCGGAACCCAGGACTCCACGGGCCTGGGCGTGCGGCTGGAGAAGTTCATGTGGGGCTCCTGGGCCCCGGCCAAGGTCAAGCTGGCGGTCTCCGGCTGCCCGCGCAACTGCGCCGAGGCGACCTGCAAGGACATCGGCGTGATCTGCGTCGACAGCGGCTATGAGATCCATGTCGGCGGCGCGGCGGGTCTGCATATCCAGGGAACGGAGCTGCTGACCAAGGTCGCCAGCGAGGACGAGGCGGTGTGGACCATTTGCGCCGTGACCCAGCTCTACCGCGAGAACGGCTGGTACCTGGAGCGGATCTACAAGTGGATGGCCCGCGTCGGGCTGGAGAGCATCAAGGCGCAGGTCGAGGAACCGCAGGCCCGCAAGGCGCTCTACGACCGGTTCTCCTATTCGCAGCGGTTCTCGCGCATCGACCCCTGGGCCGAGCGCGTCGCCGGGCGCCATGCCGAAGAGTTCAACCCCCTCAGCCGCCGTATGGAGTTCGCGCCGTCATGA
- the nirD gene encoding nitrite reductase small subunit NirD produces the protein MNVLVKDPIAWTDVGAVTDIPLRGARRVPTPDGDIAIFRTGDGKVFALKDACPHKGGPLSQGIVHGHAVACPLHNWSIDLASGEPTGADRGKGCTPVVPLEVRDGRLLLGRS, from the coding sequence ATGAACGTGCTGGTGAAAGACCCGATCGCCTGGACCGATGTCGGCGCGGTCACCGACATCCCGCTGCGCGGCGCACGCCGGGTGCCGACGCCGGACGGCGACATCGCCATCTTCCGGACCGGCGACGGCAAGGTGTTCGCCCTTAAGGACGCCTGCCCGCACAAGGGCGGGCCGCTCAGCCAAGGCATCGTCCATGGCCACGCGGTGGCCTGTCCGCTGCACAACTGGTCGATCGACCTGGCCAGCGGGGAGCCGACGGGCGCTGACCGCGGCAAGGGCTGCACGCCGGTCGTGCCGCTCGAGGTCCGCGACGGGCGCCTGCTGCTGGGACGGAGCTGA
- a CDS encoding nitrate reductase, which translates to MAGGAVRTACPYCGVGCGVAGRAEGRGLEVAGDPAHPSNFGRLCSKGSALGATVGLEGRLLTPMIGRRTASWDEATALVARRFKETIARHGPDSVAFYVSGQLLTEDYYAANKLMKGFIGSGNIDTNSRLCMASAVVAHKQAFGADLVPGCYDDLELADLVVFSGHNAAWTHPVLFRRMEQARARGQRHVVIDPRRTDTAEVADLHLALAPQSDVRLWNGLLAELDRRGAIDEAYVAAHVSGLDAVMAALAADDQSPAAVAADCGVPLADLQTFYDWFAQTPRTVSLFSMGANQSTQGVAKGLAIINTHLATGRIGKPGACPFSITGQPNAMGGRETGGMATTLAGHMDFDDAARGRVARFWGAQDVAPRPGLKAIEMFDAIAEGKIKALWVMATNPAVSLPNANKVRAALAACPFVVVSDCLAQTDTAEFAHVKLPALAWGEKDGTVTNSERRISRQRRLFDPPGEARADWRIIADVAVAMGHREAFDWRTPAQVFREWARLTNYENHGRMLSFGPLAALTPEGYEALEPVQWPVTAQGGTARLFADGMFQTPDGRARMVVTQAKGPAQALDPSYPLALNTGRVRDHWHTLTRTGLAPDLCRHTPEPYVEIHPTDAGPLGVVEGALARVQTAQGEAVALAKVTDRQRPGAIFMPMHWTQAFAPSARANALVAAAVDPQSGQPEFKHTPARVRPYRETWRGFFIARETWSAPSGQDLVWRRIPQLGCQLHEFAGRGDEAERESLRRALCKGAAGEPLRFEDAAAGSLREAYLAGEGLERVLFTATNGALPPRDWLAELFAKEALSGLDRTALLIGRAPGRVVESAPLVCACRGVRADKIGAAIAAGAGSVDAVDEATGAGSSCGSCRPEIARILTESQKEVRHAA; encoded by the coding sequence ATGGCTGGGGGCGCGGTGCGCACGGCTTGCCCCTATTGCGGCGTCGGCTGCGGCGTCGCCGGCCGGGCCGAGGGGCGGGGGCTGGAGGTGGCGGGCGATCCGGCCCACCCGTCGAACTTCGGGCGACTGTGCTCGAAGGGCTCGGCGCTCGGCGCGACAGTCGGGCTGGAAGGGCGGCTGCTCACGCCCATGATCGGCCGGCGGACGGCGAGCTGGGACGAGGCCACCGCCCTGGTCGCGCGTCGCTTCAAGGAGACGATCGCCCGGCACGGGCCGGACTCGGTCGCCTTCTACGTCTCGGGCCAGCTGCTGACCGAGGACTATTACGCCGCCAATAAGCTGATGAAGGGCTTCATCGGCTCGGGCAACATCGACACGAATTCGCGGCTCTGCATGGCCTCGGCGGTCGTCGCCCACAAGCAGGCGTTCGGCGCCGACCTGGTGCCCGGCTGCTATGATGACCTGGAGCTGGCCGACTTGGTGGTGTTCTCCGGCCACAACGCGGCCTGGACCCATCCGGTGCTGTTCCGGCGCATGGAGCAGGCCCGCGCGCGCGGCCAGCGGCACGTGGTCATCGATCCGCGCCGTACGGACACCGCCGAGGTCGCCGACCTGCACCTGGCGCTGGCCCCGCAAAGCGACGTGCGGCTGTGGAACGGCCTGCTGGCAGAGCTCGACCGACGCGGGGCGATCGATGAGGCTTATGTAGCCGCCCACGTCTCAGGGTTGGACGCGGTGATGGCGGCGCTCGCGGCCGACGACCAATCGCCAGCGGCGGTGGCGGCCGACTGCGGGGTGCCGCTGGCGGACCTGCAGACCTTCTACGACTGGTTCGCTCAGACGCCGCGGACGGTCAGCCTGTTCTCTATGGGCGCCAACCAGTCGACGCAGGGCGTCGCCAAGGGCCTGGCGATCATCAACACCCACCTGGCCACCGGCCGGATCGGCAAGCCTGGCGCGTGCCCGTTCTCGATCACCGGCCAGCCGAACGCCATGGGCGGGCGCGAGACCGGCGGCATGGCCACGACCCTGGCCGGGCACATGGACTTCGACGACGCCGCCCGCGGCCGCGTCGCCCGATTCTGGGGCGCGCAAGACGTGGCCCCGCGGCCGGGCCTGAAGGCCATCGAGATGTTCGACGCCATCGCCGAGGGCAAGATCAAGGCGCTCTGGGTGATGGCGACCAATCCGGCGGTCAGCCTGCCCAACGCCAACAAGGTCCGCGCGGCGCTGGCGGCGTGCCCGTTCGTGGTGGTCTCCGACTGCTTGGCGCAGACCGACACCGCCGAGTTCGCGCATGTGAAGCTGCCGGCCCTGGCCTGGGGCGAGAAGGACGGGACGGTCACCAACTCCGAACGGCGGATCTCGCGCCAGCGGCGGCTGTTCGATCCGCCGGGCGAGGCGCGGGCCGACTGGCGGATCATCGCCGACGTGGCCGTGGCTATGGGCCATCGCGAGGCCTTCGACTGGCGCACGCCCGCCCAGGTGTTCCGTGAGTGGGCGCGGCTGACCAACTATGAGAACCACGGCCGGATGCTGTCGTTCGGGCCGCTGGCGGCGCTGACGCCCGAGGGCTACGAGGCGCTGGAGCCGGTGCAGTGGCCGGTGACCGCCCAGGGCGGCACGGCCCGACTGTTCGCCGACGGCATGTTCCAGACCCCTGACGGCCGGGCGCGGATGGTGGTGACCCAGGCCAAGGGCCCGGCGCAGGCCCTGGACCCGTCGTATCCGCTCGCGCTCAACACAGGCCGGGTCCGCGACCACTGGCACACCCTGACGCGCACCGGCCTGGCACCCGATCTCTGCCGCCATACGCCCGAGCCGTATGTCGAGATCCATCCGACCGACGCAGGGCCGCTGGGCGTGGTCGAGGGCGCGCTGGCGCGAGTGCAGACCGCGCAGGGCGAGGCGGTCGCCCTGGCCAAGGTCACCGACCGCCAGCGACCCGGCGCGATCTTCATGCCGATGCACTGGACCCAGGCGTTCGCGCCGAGCGCGCGGGCCAACGCCCTGGTCGCCGCAGCCGTGGACCCGCAGTCGGGACAGCCGGAGTTCAAGCACACGCCCGCCCGGGTGCGCCCCTATCGTGAGACGTGGCGTGGGTTCTTCATCGCCCGCGAGACCTGGTCGGCTCCCAGCGGCCAGGACCTGGTCTGGCGGCGGATCCCGCAGCTTGGCTGCCAGTTGCACGAGTTCGCCGGGCGGGGCGATGAGGCCGAGCGCGAGTCCCTGCGCCGGGCGCTCTGCAAGGGCGCGGCGGGCGAGCCGCTGCGGTTCGAGGACGCCGCCGCGGGCAGTCTGCGCGAGGCCTATCTGGCCGGCGAGGGGCTGGAGCGGGTGCTGTTTACGGCCACGAACGGGGCGCTGCCGCCACGCGACTGGCTGGCCGAGCTGTTCGCCAAGGAGGCGCTGAGCGGGCTAGACCGCACCGCGCTGCTGATCGGCCGAGCGCCGGGGCGCGTGGTCGAGAGCGCGCCACTGGTCTGCGCCTGCCGAGGGGTCCGGGCCGACAAGATCGGCGCGGCGATCGCGGCCGGGGCCGGCAGCGTCGACGCGGTCGACGAGGCGACCGGCGCCGGCTCGTCCTGCGGGTCCTGCCGCCCGGAGATCGCCCGCATTCTCACCGAGAGCCAGAAGGAGGTACGCCATGCCGCGTGA